A window of the Salvelinus sp. IW2-2015 linkage group LG3, ASM291031v2, whole genome shotgun sequence genome harbors these coding sequences:
- the LOC111951842 gene encoding liver-expressed antimicrobial peptide 2: MQDHHHYFSSRTAFAWCLVCLVLAQQVSSSPDPSADVQPNSGQLQLGPGQRVQRRTARMTPLWRTMGTKPYGAYCQNYYECSTGNCRRGHCMFSQAIKS, encoded by the exons ATGCAGGACCATCACCACTATTTCAGTAGCAGGACAGCCTTTGCATGgtgtctggtgtgtctggtgCTCGCTCAACAG GTGTCTTCGAGCCCTGATCCTTCTGCGGACGTCCAGCCCAACTCTGGTCAGCTCCAGCTGGGTCCGGGGCAGAGGGTACAGAGGAGGACGGCACGTATGACCCCGCTGTGGAGGACCATGGGTACTAAACCCTATGGGGCGTACTGTCAGAACTACTACGAATGCTCCACTGGAAACTGCAG GCGTGGTCACTGTATGTTCAGCCAAGCCATCAAGTCCTAG